The Dysidea avara chromosome 13, odDysAvar1.4, whole genome shotgun sequence genome includes a region encoding these proteins:
- the LOC136242657 gene encoding E3 ubiquitin-protein ligase TRIM37-like — MSGHGDGVENIAEVFKCFICMEWPKDASMCPHCSKLCCFGCIQRWLIEQRPNCPHCRSSLMVHELVKCRWAEDIYMQVDKVRTEVRHRPEVKERERCQQHHEDLTVYCATCTKCICHKCALWGGEHASHTFEEVDKIYKKHKGVIQTERNKLWKRFLEISELVQKVERSMDRVRADKQEQSRQIHASVDHIVNRLETQLKTKLQKLVESRNILSRKADDINGLLQELDRKMKSTTRSELINQGYEIQKKLMPLIQQVQQTTSTRDFETLPDVGLFTNEIVPPYDTATFKIKHFSRLRQRGDPVYSESLRVSGLTWRLKVYPFGNAPTKGNYLSVFLELTQGFHKTSQYQYRIEMLYQGGGGHDAKKNVVREFTSDFAVGECWGYNRFYRLDLLASDGFIDSATDTVCLRYSVHAPTYHLKCRDLSMYCASLEKKNAILHRTIAQLEEKLGTELVKRKGDTSGRHSSHSRQSQDIQEENRDRQHRSSDTSQQHQQKHSKPTSTTKRRHSRESEMRSKTSSSAVAGSESLSQEHYIEHNHDAKNVDDEPGTFNALSLPPQSSPSDHSSHSNRTNEYNYKTKNSKESHDKRKQHGEAAESSGGGAVSRTSSKQENASSAREASADTARQDREATPLAASANPKIVVGESDDGEISSGNSTPVPKPGYESFEIDIGVSPATSTSTLTTVGIHSPECNGHGDVNDHHYRHSAKPQPSSDGDLDRVVPKEYRDKYYSKQRHSYNLQPPSHDPKFKQRNSSEFQSLKELEETSSFVRSPNEQTYEFRVSPAQISVHELSQVDSFSMGPKKTRTSCGDLYNAENSPPSPRNFLSQSVMELNGQEEAFSQFSERSNLSRMASEPYLGPPGLQSTVCTAIYENQYPPSNYRYSSGLHYSQSMAPPSGRHGNRSRHPKNRVPGRRYSGESSHHLAAGDKSNSTSSLSQPRRGDEV, encoded by the exons ATGAGTGGTCATGGGGATGGAGTCGAG AACATTGCAGAGGTGTTCAAGTGCTTCATCTGCATGGAGTGGCCCAAAGATGCAAGCATGTGTCCACACTGCTCTAAACTATGTTGCTTTGGTTGCATTCAG CGATGGCTAATAGAACAAAGACCCAACTGTCCACATTGTAG ATCATCACTGATGGTACATGAGCTTGTTAAATGTCGTTGGGCAGAAGATATTTACATG CAAGTGGACAAGGTCAGAACAGAGGTTAGACATCGACCAGAAGTCAAAGAAAGAGAAAG GTGCCAACAACACCACGAAGACTTGACCGTGTACTGCGCAACATGTACCAAGTGCATCTGTCACAAGTGTGCTTTATGGGGAGGAGAA CATGCTAGTCACACGTTTGAGGAGGTTGATAAGATTTACAAGAAGCATAAAGGAGTGATACAGACCGAG CGAAACAAACTTTGGAAACGTTTTTTAGAAATCTCGGAACTTGTACAGAAAGTG GAGAGAAGTATGGATCGTGTGAGAGCAGATAAACAAGAG CAATCGAGGCAGATTCATGCGAGTGTTGACCACATTGTTAACCGGCTGGAAACACAACTTAAAACTAAGCTTCAAAAACTAGTTG AGAGTCGTAATATACTGAGTAGGAAAGCAGACGATATTAATGGACTACTGCAAGAATTAGACAGAAAG ATGAAGTCAACAACCCGCAGTGAGCTAATCAATCAGGGTTACGAAATACAAAAAAAGTTGATGCCTTTAATTCAACAG GTACAACAAACTACTAGTACTCGTGACTTTGAGACTTTACCAGATGTTGGATTGTTTACTAA TGAAATTGTTCCACCATATGACACTGCTACATTCAAAATTAAGCATTTCAG TCGCCTTCGACAACGAGGTGATCCAGTTTACAGTGAATCACTACGCGTGTCTGGGTTAACATGGAGGCTGAAAGTTTACCCT TTTGGAAATGCACCAACAAAAGGAAACTACTTGTCTGTGTTCCTAGAACTTACACAGGGATTCCACAAGACATCACA GTACCAGTATCGTATTGAAATGTTATATCAGGGTGGAGGAGGACATGATGCTAAGAAGAATGTTGTTAGGGAATTTA CCTCTGACTTTGCAGTTGGTGAGTGCTGGGGATACAACAGGTTTTACAGACTGGATTTACTG GCATCTGATGGATTTATTGATTCTGCCACTGATACTGTGTGCTTGAGGTACAGTGTACATGCCCCAACTTACCATTTGAAGTGCCGTGACTTATCAAT GTATTGTGCCAGCTTAGAGAAAAAGAATGCTATCCTTCATCGAACTATTGCTCAGCTTGAAGAA AAATTGGGCACTGAATTGGTGAAGAGGAAAGGAGACACAAGTGGTCGTCATTCATCTCACAGTCGTCAATCTCAGGACATTCAAGAAGAAAATCGAGACAGGCAACATCGTTCAAGTGATACTTCTCAACAACATCAGCAGAAGCACAGCAAACCAACTTCCACAACTAAACGAAGACACAGTCGAGAAAGTGAAATGCGTTCAAAAACTTCCAGCTCAGCAGTTGCAGGTAGTGAGAGTTTATCGCAAGAACATTATATTGAGCACAATCATGATGCCAAAAACGTTGATGATGAGCCTGGAACTTTTAATGCTCTGTCTCTACCACCACAATCAAGTCCATCTGACCATTCTTCTCACAGTAATCGTACAAATGAGTACAATTATAAAACTAAAAACTCAAAAGAGTCTCATGATAAACGAAAGCAGCATGGTGAAGCAGCTGAGAGTAGTGGTGGTGGTGCTGTAAGTCGAACATCTAGCAAGCAAGAGAACGCTTCATCAGCTAGAGAGGCATCAGCTGATACTGCAAGACAAGACAGAGAAGCTACTCCTCTGGCTGCTAGTGCAAACCCTAAAATTGTTGTCGGTGAATCTGATGATGGAGAAATCTCTTCTGGAAACTCAACACCAGTACCTAAACCAGGCTATGAGTCTTTTGAAATTGACATCGGAGTTTCTCCAGCTACTTCAACCTCAacactgaccacagttggcATTCACTCACCAGAATGTAATGGACATGGTGATGTTAATGATCACCACTATAGACACTCTGCCAAGCCCCAGCCTTCATCAGATGGAGACCTGGATCGTGTAGTCCCTAAGGAATATAGAGACAAGTATTATTCTAAACAAAGACATTCTTACAACCTACAGCCGCCATCTCATGATCCTAAATTCAAGCAGCGAAACTCTAGTGAGTTCCAGTCACTGAAAGAGCTAGAAGAAACAAGTTCTTTTGTGAGATCACCTAATGAGCAAACATATGAGTTCAGAGTATCTCCAGCTCAAATCAGTGTCCATGAATTATCTCAGGTGGACAGTTTTTCAATGGGACCAAAGAAGACACGGACTTCATGTGGTGACCTTTATAATGCAGAAAATTCACCTCCATCACCAAGAAACTTTTTGTCACAGTCGGTTATGGAACTCAATGGGCAGGAGGAAGCTTTCTCACAATTTTCTGAAAGAAGCAACCTCAGTAGAATGGCCAGTGAACCTTATCTTGGCCCGCCGGGCTTACAATCCACTGTTTGCACTGCAATATATGAAAATCAATATCCTCCGTCAAATTACAGGTATTCGTCAGGACTCCATTATTCTCAAAGCATGGCACCTCCTTCTGGACGTCATGGCAATCGTAGTAGGCATCCTAAAAATCGTGTTCCAGGCAGAAGATATTCTGGTGAAAGCAGCCATCACTTAGCAGCTGGAGACAAGAGCAATAGTACATCAAGCTTGTCTCAACCACGGAGAGG GGATGAAGTGTGA